A genome region from Erigeron canadensis isolate Cc75 chromosome 3, C_canadensis_v1, whole genome shotgun sequence includes the following:
- the LOC122593566 gene encoding 21.7 kDa class VI heat shock protein isoform X2, producing the protein MTSIKLEVVSEERSLHKWRVLLKEDVFASFISKGGVLLAHLHNPCVNWLQTEACYVLNSELPKLENNSLRVCVENGKVLEISGLYKPKGDSRATDWRSGKWWEHGFVRRLELPENADGKKIEAYVNNNDTVLDIRIPKTSLECDHIPQGNNLVTKESASTST; encoded by the exons ATGACTAGCATCAAGCTTGAGGTTGTCTCAGAAGAACGGTCTCTACATAAATGGCGTGTTCTCTTGAAAGAAGACGTGTTTGCTTCATTTATATCGAAAGGAG GTGTATTGTTGGCTCATCTTCACAACCCTTGTGTGAATTGGCTCCAAACCGAAGCATGTTATGTTCTAAACTCCGAGTTACCAA AACTAGAAAACAACAGCCTACGAGTTTGTGTCGAGAATGGAAAGGTTTTGGAGATTAGTGGGCTATATAAGCCCAAAGGAGATTCGCGAGCAACGGATTGGAGGAGTGGCAAATGGTGGGAACATGGCTTTGTTCGAAGACTAGAATTGCCCGAAAATGCAGACGGGAAGAAAATCGAGGCGTATGTGAACAACAACGACACGGTTTTGGACATTAGGATTCCAAAGACTTCATTGGAATGTGATCACATCCCTCAAGGAAACAATTTAGTTACCAaagaatctgcatctacaagcACTTGA
- the LOC122593566 gene encoding 21.7 kDa class VI heat shock protein isoform X1, whose amino-acid sequence MTSIKLEVVSEERSLHKWRVLLKEDVFASFISKGGPIVHKVFGDKSLFGPFLFKKFFDPSDAFPLWEFEPGVLLAHLHNPCVNWLQTEACYVLNSELPKLENNSLRVCVENGKVLEISGLYKPKGDSRATDWRSGKWWEHGFVRRLELPENADGKKIEAYVNNNDTVLDIRIPKTSLECDHIPQGNNLVTKESASTST is encoded by the exons ATGACTAGCATCAAGCTTGAGGTTGTCTCAGAAGAACGGTCTCTACATAAATGGCGTGTTCTCTTGAAAGAAGACGTGTTTGCTTCATTTATATCGAAAGGAGGTCCAATTGTGCATAAGGTTTTTGGTGATAAATCATTGTTTGgaccatttttgtttaaaaagttttttgatCCATCGGATGCTTTTCCACTTTGGGAATTTGAACCAGGTGTATTGTTGGCTCATCTTCACAACCCTTGTGTGAATTGGCTCCAAACCGAAGCATGTTATGTTCTAAACTCCGAGTTACCAA AACTAGAAAACAACAGCCTACGAGTTTGTGTCGAGAATGGAAAGGTTTTGGAGATTAGTGGGCTATATAAGCCCAAAGGAGATTCGCGAGCAACGGATTGGAGGAGTGGCAAATGGTGGGAACATGGCTTTGTTCGAAGACTAGAATTGCCCGAAAATGCAGACGGGAAGAAAATCGAGGCGTATGTGAACAACAACGACACGGTTTTGGACATTAGGATTCCAAAGACTTCATTGGAATGTGATCACATCCCTCAAGGAAACAATTTAGTTACCAaagaatctgcatctacaagcACTTGA